In one window of Gossypium hirsutum isolate 1008001.06 chromosome A01, Gossypium_hirsutum_v2.1, whole genome shotgun sequence DNA:
- the LOC107916523 gene encoding probable nucleoredoxin 2 isoform X3 gives MDLDDNARNLVQALTNGDAEKISTSRFSSLLASKDRDYLLSSTAQDDQQVKISDLEGKVIGLYFSANWYPPCRNFNKVLIGVYEQLKSNGSNFEIVFVSSDEDLSAFNSYRESMPWLSIPFSDLETKKALNRKFEVEGIPYLIILQPDGSTLHDGVELIYRYGIEAFPFTEEKLEELRREERMKHESQTLTNLLTNPGRDYLLDQTMTRKVPVDSLIGKTIGLYFSAQWCFPCAKFTPKLISIYQKIKQSLEGKGGGVEDFEIVFVSNDRDQSSFDSYYGTMPWLALPFGDPIIRTLAKYFDVQGIPCLIIIGPDGKTVTKQGRNLINLYQENAYPFTDAKLESLEKEMEEEAKRLPRSNYHAGHRHELTLVSEGNGGGPFICCDCDEQGSGWAYQCLGCGYEVHPRCMRAVDPATAASVTTH, from the exons ATGGATTTGGACGACAACGCCAGGAATCTTGTTCAAGCTTTGACAAATGGTGATGCCGAGAAGATTTCAACATCTAGATTTTCTTCTCTTTTGGCTTCTAAAGATCGTGATTATCTTCTGTCCTCAACTGCTCAAGATGACCAG CAGGTGAAAATTTCGGATCTTGAGGGCAAGGTGATTGGACTTTACTTCTCAGCTAACTGGTATCCACCATGTAGAAACTTCAATAAAGTATTGATTGGCGTGTATGAGCAGCTGAAGAGCAATGGGTCTAATTTTGAGATTGTATTTGTGTCATCTGATGAAGATTTGAGTGCCTTCAACAGTTACCGAGAAAGCATGCCATGGCTTTCAATTCCATTTTCTGATTTGGAGACAAAGAAAGCCTTGAATCGAAAATTTGAAGTTGAAGGCATTCCTTACTTAATCATTTTGCAGCCTGATGGTTCAACTTTACATGACGGCGTAGAACTAATTTACAGATATGGTATTGAAGCCTTCCCATTTACTGAAGAAAAATTGGAAGAACTGCGAAGGGAAGAGAGGATGAAGCATGAGAGTCAGACCTTGACCAATTTATTAACAAACCCTGGAAGAGACTATCTTTTGGATCAAACCATGACTAGAAAG GTGCCAGTTGATTCGCTGATAGGTAAGACAATTGGGCTTTACTTCTCAGCACAATGGTGCTTTCCATGTGCTAAGTTCACTCCCAAACTGATATCCATCTACCAGAAAATCAAGCAAAGTTTGGAAGGAAAAGGTGGTGGTGTTGAAGATTTCGAAATAGTTTTTGTGTCGAATGATCGAGACCAAAGTAGCTTTGACTCCTACTACGGTACCATGCCATGGCTAGCGTTGCCTTTTGGAGACCCAATTATTAGAACCCTTGCAAAGTACTTCGACGTGCAAGGCATTCCATGTTTGATAATCATAGGTCCCGACGGAaaaacagttaccaagcaaggtAGAAATCTCATAAATTTGTACCAGGAAAATGCATACCCTTTCACTGATGCAAAACTGGAGTCGCTGGAGAAAGAAATGGAGGAAGAAGCCAAGAGATTACCCAGATCTAATTATCATGCAGGTCACCGCCATGAGCTTACTTTGGTATCGGAAGGGAATGGAGGGGGGCCGTTTATATGCTGCGATTGTGATGAGCAAGGGTCTGGTTGGGCTTACCAGTGTCTGGGGTGTGGCTACGAGGTGCACCCAAGATGCATGAGAGCTGTCGACCCTGCAACTGCTGCCTCAGTTACAACACACTGA
- the LOC107916523 gene encoding probable nucleoredoxin 2 isoform X2 codes for MDLDDNARNLVQALTNGDAEKISTSRFSSLLASKDRDYLLSSTAQDDQVKISDLEGKVIGLYFSANWYPPCRNFNKVLIGVYEQLKSNGSNFEIVFVSSDEDLSAFNSYRESMPWLSIPFSDLETKKALNRKFEVEGIPYLIILQPDGSTLHDGVELIYRYGIEAFPFTEEKLEELRREERMKHESQTLTNLLTNPGRDYLLDQTMTRKVCYLSSPACRSFCPFTLTFARYPHPTVGFPFTSEVPVDSLIGKTIGLYFSAQWCFPCAKFTPKLISIYQKIKQSLEGKGGGVEDFEIVFVSNDRDQSSFDSYYGTMPWLALPFGDPIIRTLAKYFDVQGIPCLIIIGPDGKTVTKQGRNLINLYQENAYPFTDAKLESLEKEMEEEAKRLPRSNYHAGHRHELTLVSEGNGGGPFICCDCDEQGSGWAYQCLGCGYEVHPRCMRAVDPATAASVTTH; via the exons ATGGATTTGGACGACAACGCCAGGAATCTTGTTCAAGCTTTGACAAATGGTGATGCCGAGAAGATTTCAACATCTAGATTTTCTTCTCTTTTGGCTTCTAAAGATCGTGATTATCTTCTGTCCTCAACTGCTCAAGATGACCAG GTGAAAATTTCGGATCTTGAGGGCAAGGTGATTGGACTTTACTTCTCAGCTAACTGGTATCCACCATGTAGAAACTTCAATAAAGTATTGATTGGCGTGTATGAGCAGCTGAAGAGCAATGGGTCTAATTTTGAGATTGTATTTGTGTCATCTGATGAAGATTTGAGTGCCTTCAACAGTTACCGAGAAAGCATGCCATGGCTTTCAATTCCATTTTCTGATTTGGAGACAAAGAAAGCCTTGAATCGAAAATTTGAAGTTGAAGGCATTCCTTACTTAATCATTTTGCAGCCTGATGGTTCAACTTTACATGACGGCGTAGAACTAATTTACAGATATGGTATTGAAGCCTTCCCATTTACTGAAGAAAAATTGGAAGAACTGCGAAGGGAAGAGAGGATGAAGCATGAGAGTCAGACCTTGACCAATTTATTAACAAACCCTGGAAGAGACTATCTTTTGGATCAAACCATGACTAGAAAG GTTTGCTACTTGAGTAGCCCCGCTTGTAGATCATTTTGTCCTTTTACCCTTACATTTGCAAGGTATCCGCACCCAACAGTTGGATTCCCATTCACATCTGAG GTGCCAGTTGATTCGCTGATAGGTAAGACAATTGGGCTTTACTTCTCAGCACAATGGTGCTTTCCATGTGCTAAGTTCACTCCCAAACTGATATCCATCTACCAGAAAATCAAGCAAAGTTTGGAAGGAAAAGGTGGTGGTGTTGAAGATTTCGAAATAGTTTTTGTGTCGAATGATCGAGACCAAAGTAGCTTTGACTCCTACTACGGTACCATGCCATGGCTAGCGTTGCCTTTTGGAGACCCAATTATTAGAACCCTTGCAAAGTACTTCGACGTGCAAGGCATTCCATGTTTGATAATCATAGGTCCCGACGGAaaaacagttaccaagcaaggtAGAAATCTCATAAATTTGTACCAGGAAAATGCATACCCTTTCACTGATGCAAAACTGGAGTCGCTGGAGAAAGAAATGGAGGAAGAAGCCAAGAGATTACCCAGATCTAATTATCATGCAGGTCACCGCCATGAGCTTACTTTGGTATCGGAAGGGAATGGAGGGGGGCCGTTTATATGCTGCGATTGTGATGAGCAAGGGTCTGGTTGGGCTTACCAGTGTCTGGGGTGTGGCTACGAGGTGCACCCAAGATGCATGAGAGCTGTCGACCCTGCAACTGCTGCCTCAGTTACAACACACTGA
- the LOC107916523 gene encoding probable nucleoredoxin 2 isoform X1, with amino-acid sequence MDLDDNARNLVQALTNGDAEKISTSRFSSLLASKDRDYLLSSTAQDDQQVKISDLEGKVIGLYFSANWYPPCRNFNKVLIGVYEQLKSNGSNFEIVFVSSDEDLSAFNSYRESMPWLSIPFSDLETKKALNRKFEVEGIPYLIILQPDGSTLHDGVELIYRYGIEAFPFTEEKLEELRREERMKHESQTLTNLLTNPGRDYLLDQTMTRKVCYLSSPACRSFCPFTLTFARYPHPTVGFPFTSEVPVDSLIGKTIGLYFSAQWCFPCAKFTPKLISIYQKIKQSLEGKGGGVEDFEIVFVSNDRDQSSFDSYYGTMPWLALPFGDPIIRTLAKYFDVQGIPCLIIIGPDGKTVTKQGRNLINLYQENAYPFTDAKLESLEKEMEEEAKRLPRSNYHAGHRHELTLVSEGNGGGPFICCDCDEQGSGWAYQCLGCGYEVHPRCMRAVDPATAASVTTH; translated from the exons ATGGATTTGGACGACAACGCCAGGAATCTTGTTCAAGCTTTGACAAATGGTGATGCCGAGAAGATTTCAACATCTAGATTTTCTTCTCTTTTGGCTTCTAAAGATCGTGATTATCTTCTGTCCTCAACTGCTCAAGATGACCAG CAGGTGAAAATTTCGGATCTTGAGGGCAAGGTGATTGGACTTTACTTCTCAGCTAACTGGTATCCACCATGTAGAAACTTCAATAAAGTATTGATTGGCGTGTATGAGCAGCTGAAGAGCAATGGGTCTAATTTTGAGATTGTATTTGTGTCATCTGATGAAGATTTGAGTGCCTTCAACAGTTACCGAGAAAGCATGCCATGGCTTTCAATTCCATTTTCTGATTTGGAGACAAAGAAAGCCTTGAATCGAAAATTTGAAGTTGAAGGCATTCCTTACTTAATCATTTTGCAGCCTGATGGTTCAACTTTACATGACGGCGTAGAACTAATTTACAGATATGGTATTGAAGCCTTCCCATTTACTGAAGAAAAATTGGAAGAACTGCGAAGGGAAGAGAGGATGAAGCATGAGAGTCAGACCTTGACCAATTTATTAACAAACCCTGGAAGAGACTATCTTTTGGATCAAACCATGACTAGAAAG GTTTGCTACTTGAGTAGCCCCGCTTGTAGATCATTTTGTCCTTTTACCCTTACATTTGCAAGGTATCCGCACCCAACAGTTGGATTCCCATTCACATCTGAG GTGCCAGTTGATTCGCTGATAGGTAAGACAATTGGGCTTTACTTCTCAGCACAATGGTGCTTTCCATGTGCTAAGTTCACTCCCAAACTGATATCCATCTACCAGAAAATCAAGCAAAGTTTGGAAGGAAAAGGTGGTGGTGTTGAAGATTTCGAAATAGTTTTTGTGTCGAATGATCGAGACCAAAGTAGCTTTGACTCCTACTACGGTACCATGCCATGGCTAGCGTTGCCTTTTGGAGACCCAATTATTAGAACCCTTGCAAAGTACTTCGACGTGCAAGGCATTCCATGTTTGATAATCATAGGTCCCGACGGAaaaacagttaccaagcaaggtAGAAATCTCATAAATTTGTACCAGGAAAATGCATACCCTTTCACTGATGCAAAACTGGAGTCGCTGGAGAAAGAAATGGAGGAAGAAGCCAAGAGATTACCCAGATCTAATTATCATGCAGGTCACCGCCATGAGCTTACTTTGGTATCGGAAGGGAATGGAGGGGGGCCGTTTATATGCTGCGATTGTGATGAGCAAGGGTCTGGTTGGGCTTACCAGTGTCTGGGGTGTGGCTACGAGGTGCACCCAAGATGCATGAGAGCTGTCGACCCTGCAACTGCTGCCTCAGTTACAACACACTGA
- the LOC107916523 gene encoding probable nucleoredoxin 2 isoform X4, with amino-acid sequence MDLDDNARNLVQALTNGDAEKISTSRFSSLLASKDRDYLLSSTAQDDQVKISDLEGKVIGLYFSANWYPPCRNFNKVLIGVYEQLKSNGSNFEIVFVSSDEDLSAFNSYRESMPWLSIPFSDLETKKALNRKFEVEGIPYLIILQPDGSTLHDGVELIYRYGIEAFPFTEEKLEELRREERMKHESQTLTNLLTNPGRDYLLDQTMTRKVPVDSLIGKTIGLYFSAQWCFPCAKFTPKLISIYQKIKQSLEGKGGGVEDFEIVFVSNDRDQSSFDSYYGTMPWLALPFGDPIIRTLAKYFDVQGIPCLIIIGPDGKTVTKQGRNLINLYQENAYPFTDAKLESLEKEMEEEAKRLPRSNYHAGHRHELTLVSEGNGGGPFICCDCDEQGSGWAYQCLGCGYEVHPRCMRAVDPATAASVTTH; translated from the exons ATGGATTTGGACGACAACGCCAGGAATCTTGTTCAAGCTTTGACAAATGGTGATGCCGAGAAGATTTCAACATCTAGATTTTCTTCTCTTTTGGCTTCTAAAGATCGTGATTATCTTCTGTCCTCAACTGCTCAAGATGACCAG GTGAAAATTTCGGATCTTGAGGGCAAGGTGATTGGACTTTACTTCTCAGCTAACTGGTATCCACCATGTAGAAACTTCAATAAAGTATTGATTGGCGTGTATGAGCAGCTGAAGAGCAATGGGTCTAATTTTGAGATTGTATTTGTGTCATCTGATGAAGATTTGAGTGCCTTCAACAGTTACCGAGAAAGCATGCCATGGCTTTCAATTCCATTTTCTGATTTGGAGACAAAGAAAGCCTTGAATCGAAAATTTGAAGTTGAAGGCATTCCTTACTTAATCATTTTGCAGCCTGATGGTTCAACTTTACATGACGGCGTAGAACTAATTTACAGATATGGTATTGAAGCCTTCCCATTTACTGAAGAAAAATTGGAAGAACTGCGAAGGGAAGAGAGGATGAAGCATGAGAGTCAGACCTTGACCAATTTATTAACAAACCCTGGAAGAGACTATCTTTTGGATCAAACCATGACTAGAAAG GTGCCAGTTGATTCGCTGATAGGTAAGACAATTGGGCTTTACTTCTCAGCACAATGGTGCTTTCCATGTGCTAAGTTCACTCCCAAACTGATATCCATCTACCAGAAAATCAAGCAAAGTTTGGAAGGAAAAGGTGGTGGTGTTGAAGATTTCGAAATAGTTTTTGTGTCGAATGATCGAGACCAAAGTAGCTTTGACTCCTACTACGGTACCATGCCATGGCTAGCGTTGCCTTTTGGAGACCCAATTATTAGAACCCTTGCAAAGTACTTCGACGTGCAAGGCATTCCATGTTTGATAATCATAGGTCCCGACGGAaaaacagttaccaagcaaggtAGAAATCTCATAAATTTGTACCAGGAAAATGCATACCCTTTCACTGATGCAAAACTGGAGTCGCTGGAGAAAGAAATGGAGGAAGAAGCCAAGAGATTACCCAGATCTAATTATCATGCAGGTCACCGCCATGAGCTTACTTTGGTATCGGAAGGGAATGGAGGGGGGCCGTTTATATGCTGCGATTGTGATGAGCAAGGGTCTGGTTGGGCTTACCAGTGTCTGGGGTGTGGCTACGAGGTGCACCCAAGATGCATGAGAGCTGTCGACCCTGCAACTGCTGCCTCAGTTACAACACACTGA